Proteins encoded within one genomic window of Granulicella pectinivorans:
- a CDS encoding PadR family transcriptional regulator, whose product MNSSTAPPETHLPLTPAVFAILLALADGEKHGYAIMQEARQHTAMGPGTLYGSLDRLLAGGMIAETVAEDERRRFYRLTSLGEQVLAAETTRLEQSVTRARGKGVRPLGVQA is encoded by the coding sequence ATGAACTCCTCCACCGCACCACCCGAGACGCATCTGCCGCTGACCCCGGCTGTCTTTGCCATCCTGCTGGCGCTCGCCGACGGAGAGAAGCACGGCTACGCCATCATGCAGGAGGCTCGTCAGCACACCGCCATGGGCCCCGGCACGCTCTACGGCTCGCTGGACCGGCTGCTGGCCGGCGGGATGATCGCGGAGACCGTCGCCGAGGATGAGCGCCGTCGCTTCTACCGGTTGACCAGCCTCGGCGAGCAGGTTCTGGCAGCCGAGACGACGCGCCTGGAGCAGTCGGTGACCAGGGCGCGTGGCAAGGGAGTGCGTCCGTTAGGGGTGCAGGCATGA
- a CDS encoding beta-N-acetylhexosaminidase — protein sequence MMKTRVLALAAVACLASGIAPAQDRFRDVMLPKPAAVTAGSGALALDSTFAFTPSGDARLDAAVARAIRRVEKATGLPHAGAGNVVVVGKTPLTLKVAAPGGAVQGFEEDESYKLTVTSAGVEIDAATDVGAMHALETMIQLIQAHGDGYVLPAVTVDDKPRFAWRGLMIDCGRHFEPVAVIERTLDGMAAVKLNVFHWHLTEDQGFRMESKVYPKLTGAGSDGLFYSQEQAREVVAYARARGIRVVPEFEMPGHSQAWLYAYPEYASGTVPTDIRREFGVSKFAIDPTRPETYTFIKAFLTEMAGIFPDEYVHIGGDEAPAPDWKTNPKIVAFMKSKGLKDNDAMQAYFNTQILAILKGLNKRMMGWDEVLTPGLPKDVVVQSWRGVASLAKGAKLGYQGVLSAPYYLDAMKPAGVIYLADPIDPAAGLSSEETARVLGGEVTMWAEQLDAHTIDSRIWPRTAAVAERFWSAASVKDVDDMYRRLGPMSVELEGLGLTHLQSGDAGLRELAGTEHISELRRFASALEPVSFGERYKEQKTNQLTALDRFVDAVRPDPSNKHSVEVGINKLIASPTDKANAADLTKYFEELAATVPEVKAQMKGHPRLAEISTRADQMTALTGIAQEAIGYLSEGKKAPAGWKAAATAKLAEAKKPSAVVRFIFLEPLNKLVAAVQE from the coding sequence ATGATGAAAACACGTGTTCTGGCTTTGGCGGCAGTGGCTTGTCTGGCGAGCGGGATTGCCCCCGCTCAGGATCGTTTTCGCGATGTCATGCTGCCGAAACCGGCGGCGGTCACTGCGGGCTCCGGAGCGCTCGCACTCGATTCGACGTTTGCCTTTACGCCTTCGGGCGATGCGCGGCTGGATGCGGCTGTGGCACGTGCGATTCGTCGCGTTGAAAAAGCGACCGGGCTGCCCCATGCGGGTGCAGGCAACGTCGTTGTGGTGGGCAAGACACCGCTCACACTGAAGGTCGCGGCTCCGGGCGGTGCCGTACAGGGATTCGAAGAGGATGAGAGCTACAAGCTGACCGTGACCTCGGCTGGGGTTGAGATCGACGCGGCGACCGATGTCGGTGCGATGCATGCGCTCGAGACGATGATCCAGTTGATCCAGGCACACGGCGATGGCTATGTTCTGCCTGCCGTCACGGTTGACGACAAACCGCGGTTCGCGTGGCGCGGGTTGATGATCGACTGCGGACGGCACTTCGAGCCGGTTGCGGTGATCGAGCGGACGCTGGATGGTATGGCAGCCGTGAAGCTGAACGTCTTTCACTGGCACCTGACGGAAGACCAGGGCTTTCGCATGGAGAGCAAGGTCTATCCGAAGCTGACTGGAGCTGGCTCCGATGGGCTCTTCTATTCGCAGGAGCAGGCGCGTGAGGTGGTCGCGTATGCCAGGGCTCGCGGTATCCGCGTGGTGCCAGAGTTCGAGATGCCGGGACATAGCCAGGCCTGGCTGTATGCCTATCCGGAGTATGCGAGCGGCACGGTTCCCACCGACATTCGCCGCGAGTTCGGGGTGAGCAAATTCGCGATCGATCCGACGCGGCCTGAGACCTACACGTTCATCAAGGCTTTCCTGACCGAGATGGCGGGGATCTTTCCCGATGAGTATGTCCACATCGGAGGCGATGAGGCTCCGGCGCCGGACTGGAAGACGAACCCGAAGATCGTTGCGTTCATGAAGAGCAAAGGCCTGAAGGACAACGATGCGATGCAGGCCTACTTCAACACGCAGATTCTCGCGATCCTGAAGGGACTGAACAAGCGCATGATGGGCTGGGATGAGGTGCTGACCCCAGGTCTGCCGAAGGATGTCGTGGTGCAGTCGTGGCGCGGCGTGGCTTCGCTGGCAAAGGGTGCGAAGCTCGGCTATCAGGGCGTGTTGTCGGCTCCTTATTACCTCGATGCCATGAAGCCCGCGGGGGTGATCTATCTGGCTGACCCCATCGACCCGGCGGCAGGCTTGTCGTCCGAAGAGACAGCCAGGGTACTGGGCGGCGAGGTGACGATGTGGGCCGAGCAGCTTGACGCTCACACCATCGACTCACGTATCTGGCCCCGCACGGCGGCGGTTGCGGAGCGGTTCTGGTCGGCGGCGAGCGTGAAGGATGTCGATGATATGTACCGGCGGCTTGGGCCCATGTCCGTAGAGCTGGAGGGTCTGGGGCTGACGCACCTGCAGTCGGGCGACGCGGGTCTTCGGGAGCTTGCGGGTACCGAACATATCTCGGAGCTGCGGCGTTTTGCCTCGGCACTGGAGCCGGTAAGCTTCGGCGAGCGGTACAAGGAGCAGAAGACGAACCAGTTGACGGCACTCGACCGCTTCGTCGATGCGGTTCGGCCGGACCCCTCGAACAAGCACTCGGTCGAGGTGGGGATCAATAAGCTGATCGCCTCGCCGACGGATAAGGCGAATGCTGCCGATCTGACGAAGTACTTTGAAGAGCTGGCGGCCACGGTGCCTGAGGTGAAGGCGCAGATGAAGGGTCATCCGCGGCTGGCGGAGATCTCGACGCGGGCGGACCAGATGACGGCACTGACTGGGATCGCCCAGGAGGCGATCGGCTATCTCAGCGAGGGCAAGAAGGCTCCGGCGGGATGGAAGGCCGCGGCAACCGCCAAGCTGGCGGAGGCGAAGAAGCCCTCGGCGGTAGTGCGGTTTATCTTTCTGGAGCCGTTGAACAAGCTGGTGGCGGCTGTGCAGGAGTAG